Proteins encoded within one genomic window of Rhodobacteraceae bacterium LMO-JJ12:
- a CDS encoding SDR family oxidoreductase codes for MAKSIIITGAGRGIGKACAEAFLQAGWRVGLMGRHADTLAEVAAGHADARVMPCDVRDAAEVEQAFEKASKSWGRLDAVFNNAGLSLLSKTIDEIEVNAWREVIDVNLTGSFICARAAFRIMRAQQPQGGRIINNGSISAHVPRWGSAAYTASKHAITGLTKSISLDGRPFDIACGQIDIGNALTDMAAKMAQGMPQADGEIREEAVMDVGHVASSVLHMAELPLDANVQFMTVMATNMPFIGRG; via the coding sequence ATGGCTAAATCAATCATTATTACCGGCGCGGGACGGGGCATAGGCAAGGCCTGTGCCGAGGCGTTCTTGCAGGCAGGATGGCGCGTCGGATTGATGGGACGTCACGCCGATACGCTGGCAGAAGTGGCGGCGGGTCATGCCGATGCGCGGGTTATGCCCTGCGATGTGCGCGATGCCGCAGAAGTTGAGCAAGCCTTTGAAAAAGCGTCGAAAAGCTGGGGTCGCTTGGATGCTGTTTTCAACAATGCCGGGCTGTCATTACTGTCGAAAACCATTGATGAAATCGAGGTGAACGCCTGGCGCGAGGTGATCGATGTGAACCTCACCGGATCGTTCATCTGCGCGCGTGCGGCCTTTCGAATCATGCGCGCACAGCAGCCGCAAGGCGGGCGGATCATTAACAACGGTTCGATCTCGGCGCATGTGCCGCGCTGGGGGTCGGCGGCCTATACGGCCTCGAAACATGCGATCACCGGGCTGACCAAATCGATATCGCTTGACGGGCGGCCCTTTGATATCGCGTGCGGCCAGATTGACATCGGTAACGCGCTTACCGACATGGCCGCGAAGATGGCCCAGGGCATGCCGCAGGCCGATGGCGAAATCCGGGAAGAGGCGGTGATGGATGTGGGGCATGTGGCGTCGTCGGTGCTGCATATGGCCGAGCTGCCGCTTGACGCAAATGTCCAGTTCATGACCGTGATGGCGACAAATATGCCTTTTATCGGAAGAGGTTAG
- a CDS encoding TIM barrel protein, with product MKFSANLGFLWADLPLPEAIAAAAEAGFDAVECHWPYAVPADGVRAALEMAGVAMLGINTRRGNVAAGEMGLSALPGREVEARGAIKEAVRYASIIGAAHVHVMAGTAEGAEAEAVYLENLRFACEIAAPEGIVILIEPLNQNDAPGYFLRSTGQAESLIKTLGMQNLKLMFDCYHVQLIEGDVVGRLEEVLPIVGHIQFAGVPDRGPPDRGGLDYSHVFRAIEMMGFDAPLGAEYKPGGPTEDTLAWLRAR from the coding sequence ATGAAGTTCTCGGCAAATCTGGGGTTTCTCTGGGCCGATCTGCCCTTGCCCGAAGCGATAGCGGCCGCGGCAGAGGCGGGGTTTGACGCTGTTGAATGCCATTGGCCTTACGCTGTGCCCGCAGATGGGGTCAGGGCCGCGCTTGAAATGGCCGGGGTGGCGATGCTGGGGATAAACACGCGGCGCGGCAATGTAGCGGCGGGCGAAATGGGTCTGAGCGCATTGCCGGGACGCGAGGTCGAAGCGCGCGGGGCAATAAAGGAAGCGGTGCGCTATGCCAGCATCATCGGCGCGGCGCATGTGCATGTGATGGCTGGAACGGCAGAGGGCGCCGAGGCCGAGGCGGTCTATCTCGAAAACCTGCGCTTTGCCTGCGAGATCGCAGCGCCCGAGGGTATAGTGATTCTAATTGAGCCGCTGAATCAAAACGACGCGCCGGGGTATTTTTTGCGTAGCACGGGACAGGCAGAAAGTCTGATTAAAACACTCGGAATGCAGAACCTGAAGCTCATGTTTGATTGTTATCATGTGCAATTGATCGAGGGCGATGTGGTGGGGCGGTTGGAGGAAGTGTTACCGATTGTCGGGCATATTCAGTTTGCAGGGGTGCCTGATCGGGGGCCGCCGGATCGGGGGGGTCTGGATTACTCTCATGTTTTCAGGGCAATAGAAATGATGGGTTTTGATGCACCTTTAGGGGCGGAATACAAGCCGGGCGGGCCGACTGAGGACACGTTGGCATGGCTTCGCGCGCGCTGA
- a CDS encoding amidohydrolase family protein, whose translation MVDISKMRAIDIHTHAEEPCGCHSDDGYDDLQSTMANYFGAPWKHPPTVPQTAQHYREQNIAAVIFPVDSERETGYRRYKNEEVAELAAENDDVLIPFASIDPWKGKMGVREARRLIKDFGIKGFKFHPTMQGFWPNDRMAYPLYEAIAEEGGIALFHTGQTGVGSGMPGGNGMRLKYSNPMVIDDVAVDFPDMKIILAHPSFPWQEEALSVAQHKPNVYIDLSGWSPKYFPEILVKYCNSILKKKVLFGSDWPMITPERWLSDFEKIAIKDELREDIIKGNAARLLGLS comes from the coding sequence ATGGTCGACATCAGCAAGATGCGTGCAATCGACATTCACACCCATGCGGAAGAGCCGTGCGGCTGCCATTCCGATGATGGCTATGATGATCTGCAATCGACGATGGCGAACTATTTCGGCGCGCCGTGGAAACACCCACCGACGGTGCCGCAGACCGCCCAGCACTATCGTGAACAGAACATCGCGGCAGTGATCTTCCCGGTCGATTCCGAGCGTGAGACGGGGTATCGGCGCTATAAGAACGAAGAGGTGGCCGAGCTTGCGGCAGAGAATGACGATGTGCTCATTCCGTTTGCCTCGATTGACCCATGGAAGGGTAAAATGGGGGTGCGTGAAGCGCGCAGGCTGATCAAGGATTTCGGGATCAAGGGTTTCAAGTTTCACCCGACGATGCAGGGGTTCTGGCCCAATGACCGGATGGCGTATCCGCTCTATGAAGCAATCGCCGAGGAGGGCGGCATCGCGCTTTTCCATACCGGGCAGACGGGGGTTGGGTCGGGCATGCCGGGGGGCAATGGGATGCGGCTGAAGTATTCCAACCCGATGGTGATTGACGATGTGGCGGTGGATTTTCCGGACATGAAGATCATCCTCGCGCATCCCAGCTTTCCCTGGCAGGAAGAGGCGCTTTCGGTGGCCCAGCACAAGCCGAATGTCTATATCGACCTTAGCGGCTGGTCACCGAAGTATTTCCCTGAAATCCTTGTAAAATACTGCAATTCGATTTTGAAGAAGAAGGTTCTGTTCGGCTCGGATTGGCCGATGATCACGCCGGAGCGGTGGTTGAGCGATTTTGAAAAGATCGCGATCAAGGACGAGCTGCGCGAGGACATCATCAAGGGCAATGCGGCGCGGCTTTTGGGTTTGAGCTGA
- a CDS encoding fumarylacetoacetate hydrolase family protein, giving the protein MKLLRFGPKGQEKPGLLDGAGRVRDLTGHAADFAGAGVSLQALETIRRIDPESLPLVEQPERVGSPLAWVPNFFGIGLNYAKHAEEAGMKKPLEPIIFSKASSALNGPNDAVIIPRGSQKADWEVELGVVIGKTALYVSEAEALDHVAGYCTINDVSERSFQTERGGQWIKGKSAPSFGPVGPWLVTADEVPDPQALGLTLSLNGDVMQRSRTGDMIFSVAEIISHMSQFMELRPGDVIATGTPEGVGMGMKPPRYLVPGDVMELEVEGLGRQRQVVEAADAV; this is encoded by the coding sequence ATGAAACTGCTGCGATTCGGACCGAAGGGACAGGAAAAGCCGGGGCTGCTCGACGGGGCCGGGCGGGTGCGCGATCTGACGGGTCATGCGGCGGATTTCGCGGGGGCGGGCGTCTCGCTTCAAGCGCTGGAGACCATTCGCAGGATCGACCCGGAGAGCCTGCCGTTGGTCGAACAGCCCGAGCGGGTCGGATCGCCGCTGGCCTGGGTACCTAATTTCTTCGGCATCGGGCTCAACTATGCCAAGCACGCCGAGGAAGCGGGCATGAAAAAGCCGCTTGAACCGATCATCTTTTCCAAGGCCAGCTCGGCGCTCAATGGGCCGAATGATGCAGTGATCATTCCGCGCGGTTCGCAAAAGGCCGATTGGGAGGTCGAACTGGGCGTGGTGATCGGCAAGACCGCGCTCTATGTCAGCGAAGCCGAGGCGCTGGACCATGTGGCGGGCTATTGCACGATCAACGACGTGTCCGAGCGCAGTTTTCAGACCGAGCGTGGCGGGCAATGGATCAAAGGCAAGTCGGCGCCGAGTTTTGGCCCGGTGGGGCCGTGGCTGGTCACGGCGGATGAGGTGCCTGATCCGCAGGCGTTAGGCCTCACGCTTTCGCTGAACGGCGACGTGATGCAACGTTCGCGCACCGGTGACATGATTTTCAGCGTCGCCGAGATCATCTCGCATATGAGCCAGTTCATGGAGCTGCGGCCCGGCGATGTTATCGCCACGGGCACACCCGAGGGGGTGGGCATGGGGATGAAGCCGCCGCGCTATCTTGTGCCTGGTGACGTGATGGAATTGGAGGTCGAAGGGCTGGGGCGGCAGCGGCAAGTGGTGGAGGCTGCGGACGCGGTATGA
- a CDS encoding feruloyl-CoA synthase, whose amino-acid sequence MKRTTRFEPHDTELTRRADGSLLYRSKRTMGEVAARTGDWLHRWAGEAPERVFLAERSGAGWREEGYGAVLEQVRAVAQSLLARGLDGTTPILILSGNGVDHGLLALAAQYAGIPAVPVAEQYSLIHGAHGRLRHAIELVKPKMAYAVDAEQYREALDLPEFEQIEIVASRPGARAGVTPFAELLKGDAGADVDAAFDMVTPDTMVKILLTSGSTSSPKGVITTHKMMCVNQAQIFDSLPQLKDRVPRILDWLPWNHVFGGSHNFNMMLANGGSFYIDDGKPVKGLFERTLENLSMVTGTLSFNVPVGYGLLIAELKTDAALKQRFFEDLDMIFYAGASLPQDMWQALEQMAMEVKGEVPLMTSSWGLTETAPAAMFQQEPTDSAGRIGVPMTGIDLKLIPDADMRCEVRLRGPSIMPGYFESPEKTKEAFDDEGFFITGDAMRFVDPDNPNKGMKFDGRISEDFKLNTGTWVRASLLRLELLVLLAPLAADLVVTGADREQIGIMIFPNMGELEKAGYSVETEAGAITDRLLLGEVHRRLAERAREVSGTSVHVGRALLLAEPPDMGEGEMTAKGNLNCHRVLERREVLLERLYSPNDAAVVTV is encoded by the coding sequence ATGAAGAGAACAACGCGGTTTGAACCGCATGACACTGAACTGACACGGCGCGCTGATGGCAGCCTGCTCTATCGATCGAAACGAACGATGGGTGAGGTAGCGGCGCGTACTGGGGATTGGCTGCATCGCTGGGCCGGGGAGGCGCCTGAGCGCGTGTTCCTGGCTGAACGCAGCGGCGCGGGCTGGCGCGAGGAAGGCTACGGCGCGGTGCTGGAGCAGGTGCGCGCGGTGGCGCAGAGCCTGTTGGCACGCGGGCTCGATGGTACCACACCGATCCTGATCCTGTCAGGAAACGGGGTGGATCATGGGCTGCTCGCGCTGGCGGCGCAATATGCCGGTATTCCAGCGGTTCCTGTGGCCGAGCAATACTCGCTGATCCACGGGGCGCACGGGCGGTTGCGCCATGCGATCGAGTTGGTGAAGCCGAAGATGGCCTATGCCGTGGACGCAGAGCAATATCGCGAGGCTTTGGACTTGCCGGAGTTCGAGCAGATCGAGATCGTGGCGTCGCGGCCTGGAGCGCGCGCCGGGGTGACGCCATTCGCGGAGCTTCTGAAAGGAGATGCGGGGGCTGATGTGGACGCGGCATTCGATATGGTAACGCCCGACACAATGGTGAAAATTCTGCTGACGTCGGGCTCGACCTCGTCGCCCAAGGGGGTGATCACGACGCATAAGATGATGTGCGTCAACCAGGCACAGATCTTCGATTCACTGCCGCAGTTGAAGGACCGGGTGCCGAGGATCCTGGATTGGCTACCTTGGAACCATGTCTTTGGCGGGTCGCATAATTTCAACATGATGCTGGCCAATGGCGGTTCGTTTTACATCGATGATGGCAAGCCGGTGAAAGGCTTGTTTGAACGCACTTTGGAAAACCTGTCGATGGTTACCGGCACGCTGAGTTTCAACGTGCCGGTCGGCTATGGGCTGTTGATTGCGGAATTGAAGACGGATGCGGCGCTCAAACAACGCTTCTTCGAGGATCTCGATATGATCTTCTATGCCGGCGCGTCGCTGCCGCAGGATATGTGGCAGGCGCTGGAACAGATGGCGATGGAGGTGAAGGGCGAGGTGCCACTGATGACGTCGAGCTGGGGGCTGACCGAGACGGCGCCGGCCGCGATGTTCCAGCAGGAGCCGACCGATAGCGCAGGGCGGATCGGTGTGCCGATGACGGGGATTGATCTTAAGCTGATACCGGACGCTGATATGCGCTGTGAAGTGCGGCTGCGCGGCCCGTCGATCATGCCTGGCTATTTTGAGAGCCCGGAGAAGACCAAGGAGGCCTTTGACGATGAGGGGTTCTTTATCACGGGCGATGCGATGCGGTTTGTTGATCCTGACAATCCCAACAAGGGCATGAAATTTGATGGGCGGATTTCGGAAGATTTCAAACTGAACACCGGGACTTGGGTGCGTGCGTCGCTGTTGCGGCTTGAACTTCTGGTGTTGCTTGCGCCGCTTGCCGCTGATCTGGTGGTCACAGGCGCAGACCGGGAGCAGATCGGTATCATGATTTTTCCCAACATGGGTGAGCTTGAGAAAGCGGGTTATTCAGTTGAAACCGAGGCAGGTGCGATAACCGACAGGCTTCTTCTGGGTGAGGTTCACCGCAGGCTTGCGGAGAGGGCGCGCGAAGTGTCGGGCACTTCGGTGCATGTCGGGCGGGCGCTGCTGCTGGCCGAGCCGCCCGATATGGGCGAGGGCGAGATGACGGCCAAGGGCAACCTCAATTGCCACCGCGTGCTGGAGCGGCGCGAGGTGCTGTTGGAGCGGTTATATTCACCAAACGATGCGGCGGTTGTCACTGTCTGA
- a CDS encoding DMT family transporter has translation MSVETGASGSPIWKVAPGLFVLFWAGGYGFAKLGLPYIEPITMLVVRFGFAALILGAILSVMRVPWPKSAAHWGALALTGFLIQSVYFGLSYLALKSGVNAGTLPILMALQPMLVALLTLWLSPGAGGGVKLWLGLLAGFGGVVLVIWSGDTLGPSPMVGLLLAAGALIGITTATLFEKRHGFSTHPLVGSLVQYVVGFSTLLPVALIFESQAIDWQPELIVALVYLVIGNSLISVTLFVGLVQRGNATRISALLYLVPPLALVMAWALLGETLAPLAFAGFVISVIGVWLVNRATV, from the coding sequence GTGAGCGTTGAAACAGGGGCTTCTGGCAGCCCGATCTGGAAGGTGGCGCCGGGACTCTTCGTGCTGTTTTGGGCCGGGGGCTATGGCTTTGCCAAGCTCGGCCTGCCCTATATCGAGCCGATCACCATGCTGGTGGTGCGCTTTGGGTTTGCGGCCCTTATTCTTGGCGCAATTCTGAGCGTGATGCGGGTGCCATGGCCCAAAAGTGCGGCACATTGGGGCGCGTTGGCGCTGACCGGATTTCTGATTCAGAGCGTCTATTTCGGACTGAGTTATCTGGCGCTCAAATCCGGCGTGAATGCCGGAACTTTGCCTATTTTGATGGCGTTGCAGCCGATGTTGGTCGCGTTGTTGACGTTGTGGCTTTCGCCCGGTGCAGGGGGCGGGGTGAAGCTGTGGCTCGGGCTGTTGGCGGGCTTTGGCGGTGTGGTGTTGGTAATCTGGTCGGGGGATACGCTGGGGCCGAGCCCAATGGTCGGGCTGTTGCTGGCCGCAGGGGCGCTTATCGGGATCACCACGGCCACCTTGTTTGAAAAGCGTCACGGATTTTCCACGCATCCGCTTGTCGGCAGTTTGGTGCAATATGTCGTGGGGTTTTCCACGCTTCTGCCGGTTGCGTTGATCTTTGAAAGCCAGGCGATCGATTGGCAACCCGAGCTGATTGTGGCGTTGGTCTATCTCGTGATCGGCAACTCGTTGATTTCCGTCACGCTTTTCGTCGGATTGGTGCAGCGCGGCAATGCCACGCGTATCTCGGCGCTGCTCTATCTTGTGCCGCCTCTGGCATTGGTGATGGCCTGGGCGCTGCTGGGTGAAACCCTGGCGCCGCTGGCGTTTGCGGGGTTCGTGATCTCGGTGATCGGAGTCTGGCTAGTGAACCGGGCGACGGTTTGA